Part of the Sulfitobacter donghicola DSW-25 = KCTC 12864 = JCM 14565 genome, CCCAGACCCAGCTGATCCCAGCTCTTACCCATAGTTTAGACAGCGCAGCCCCCGTCACGCGCTGTTTCACCCCTAAAAACAACATCCTTTCCACATGAAGGAAAATACATCATGCATTTTGGCCTGACCTCCGAACAAGAGATGATCGTCTCTACCGTCCGCAGCTTCGTTGAAAACGAAATCTACCCCCATGAGGCGCTTGTCGAGCGTATGGGCGAAGTCCCCGCAGAGATTGCGCAAGACATCAAACAAAAATGCATGGACTTGGGCTTTTACGCCTCGAACTTCCCAGAAAGCGTCGGCGGCCCTGGCCTGTCGCATCTTGAATTTGCGCTGGTTGAACGCGAACTGGGCCGTGGCTCAATGGCGCTGACACATTTCTTTGGCCGCCCGCAGGGCATCCTGATGGCCTGTAAGGACGATCAGATCGAGAAATATCTGATGCCAGCTGTGCGCGGCGAAAAGATGGACGCGCTGGCAATGACCGAGCCTGACGCAGGTTCCGACGTGCGCGGTATGAAATGCACCGCTGTGCGCGATGGCGGTGATTGGGTGGTTAATGGCTCCAAACACTTCATCTCTGGCGCGGAACATGCTGATTTCGTGATTGTGTTCGTGGCGACTGGCGTTGATGAAACACCGCGCGGGCCAAAGAAGCGCATCACCTGTTTCCTCGTGGATCGCGGCACGCCTGGCTTTGAAATCGCAAACGGCTACAACTCTGTGTCGCACCGCGGCTACCAGAACAGCGTTCTCTATTTTGACAATTGCCGTCTGTCGGACGCGCAGGTTCTGGGCGAGGTTGATGGCGGCTTTGAGGTGATGAACGAATGGCTCTATGCCACGCGCATCACGGTTGCGACCAATTCTGTCGGCCGCGCGCGCCGCGTGTTTGATTACGCGCTGAACTATGCCGCCGAGCGCAAACAATTCGGCCAGCCCATCGGCAAATTCCAAGGCGTGAGCTTCCAGATCGCCGATATGATCACCGAAATTGACGCCGCTGACTGGCTGACGCTTTCCGCCGCTTGGCGCCTCGATCAGGGGCTTCCAGCCAACCGCGAGATCGCTTCCGCCAAGGTTTATGCAACCGAGATGCTGGCGCGTGTGACTGATGCAACGCTGCAAATCCACGGCGGCATGGGGTTGATGGATGAGCTGCCGATTGAGCGCTTCTGGCGCGATGCACGGGTTGAGCGCATCTGGGATGGTACCTCGGAAATTCAGCGCCACATCATCAGCCGAGATTTGTTCCGTCCTTTGGGAGCGTAACACGCATGAAATCTCTAAGCCGTTTCTTCTCACCGAAAGCTGTCGTTGTCATTGGCGGCGGCACATGGTGCGAAAGCGTCGTGCGCCAATGCCGCGACACTGGTTTCACAGGACCGATCTGGCCGGTGCATCCCAAAAAAGCAGAGGTCGGTGGCCTGCCGGCTTATCCTGATCTTGCAAGCCTGCCGGGGGTGCCTGATGCTGCTTTCATCGGCGTGAACCGCGCGTTGACCGTTTCGGTCACAGCGGAGCTTTCCGCCCTGGGGTGCAGTGGTGCCGTGTGCTTTGCTGCGGGGTTCAGCGAGGCCGTGTCAGAGCTGACCGATGGGGCAGAGCTGCAGGCTCAACTGGTTGAAGCCGCAGGCAAGATGAGCGTTTTGGGGCCGAATTGCTATGGCATCGTAAACGCGCTCGACGGCATGGCGCTTTGGCCAGACCGGCACGGCATGACCCCAGTTGACAGCGGTGTCGCTATCGTCGGCCAGTCTTCCAATGTGTTGATCAACCTCACAATGCAACGGCGCGGCCTGCCTCTGGCGGCTGTCGTCGCAGCGGGCAACCAAGCGCAGGCCACGATGTCCGACCTTGGCATCGCCTTTTTGGAAGACCCCCGCATCACGGCTCTGGGGCTTCACATCGAGGGGATCAGCGACCTCCCTGCGTTTGAAGAGCTAGCGCGCCGCGCGTCTGAGTTGGGCAAACCGATCGTTGCGCTGCGTGTTGGCAGCTCAGAGCAAGCACAGGCGGCGGCCGTCTCGCACACAGCGTCTTTGACCGGCTCTGATTCAGGTGCGCGCGCCTTGCTCAAACGTCTGGGCATTGCGCAGGTCGATACGCCGACGGAACTCATCGAGACGCTGAAGCTGCTGCACGTCACCGGTGGGTTGCGCTCTAGCCGAATTGCATCGGCGTCCTGCTCTGGCGGTGAGGCGTCTCTCATGGCGGATATGGGCGAGGTGGCGGGCGTTATCTATCCGCAGCTGGACACCAAACAAACTGAAGGCCTACGCGCCGCTTTGGGCCCCAAAGTCGCACTGGCCAATCCGCTAGATTACAACACCTATATTTGGGGTGACGAAGCGGCGCTGACCGCGACGTTCACCGCACTTTGCGATGCGGCGCTTGGGCTTGGCTGTGTTGTGTTGGATTATCCGCGCGACGATAGGTTTAATGCGCCAGAATATGATCAGGTGCTGCGTGCCATCGCCAAAACGCGTGAGGTGACGGGCACGCCCATGGCCATGGTTTCGCTTTTGGCTGAAGGCCTGCCCGAAGCCGTAGCGCAGCGTGCGCTTGATCTGGGTGTCGTGCCGCTTTGTGGTATGGGTAATGCTTTGCGCGCGATTTGTGCTGCTGCGGAGGTCGGCGCGCGTGTTGATACCGCCAAGCGCCCTGCCCCCGTGCTGCAACCGCTGAAGGGTCTCGGCGATCCGCGTGTTTTCTCAGAAGCTGAGGCAAAGGCGCTTTTGTCGAGTTTTGGTGTCCGTGTGCCCCAATCCCAACGCGCGATGACAGCGGCTGAGGCAGGTACACAGGCCGCAAAAATCGGCTTTCCCGTTGTGCTCAAAGGTGAAGGCATCGCGCATAAGACCGAAGCCGGCGCAGTGGTCCTGAACCTCACCGAGGCGGGCGCGGTCACCAAGGCTGCGGAAACAATGCCTGCCAAAAGCTTTCTCGTCGAGGAGATGATCACCGGCACAGTGGCCGAATTGATCGTCGGCGTGACCCGCGATCCAGCGCATGGGTTTGTCCTAACAATGGGGATGGGGGGCATCCTGACCGAACTTATCCGTGACACCGTTTCCCTGATCATCCCTGCCGGCCGCGACGAGGTGCGATCCGCCTTGTCCGCACTAAAGACCGGCGCGCTTTTGACTGGCTATCGTGGCCGTGCGCCTGCTAATCTCGACGCCGTACTCGATACGGTCATGGGGCTTCAGGCGCTAGTGGGCGAACACGTCGGAACATTGCACGAAATCGAAATCAACCCGCTGATCTGCCGCACTAAAGATGCCGTAGCGGCGGATGCACTTATTAGAATGGAGGAGTAGCCATGAGCGCTCAGAACGTCCAAACCGAACGCCGAGGTGCGGTTCTTGAAGTTACGCTGAACCGGCCTAAAGCCAATGCAATCGACATGGCAACCAGTCAGGAACTTGGTGAAGTTTTCACCGCGTTTCGTGATGACCCAGAGCTGCGCGTGGCGATCATCACGGGCGCGGGGGAAAAGTTCTTTTGCCCAGGTTGGGATTTAAAAGCGGCCGCTGACGGCGAAGCGGCGGATGCAGATTACGGCAAGGGCGGTTTTGGCGGCCTGCAAGAACTACGTGGGCTGAACAAGCCAGTGATCGCGGCGGTGAACGGTATCGCCTGTGGCGGCGGGTTGGAGTTGGCGATCAGCGCTGACATTATTCTGGCGGCAGATCACGCCACCTTTGCCCTGCCAGAGATCAACTCTGGGACCGTGGCCGACGCCGCCTCGATCAAGCTGCCAAAGCGCATTCCCTATCACATCGCGATGGAGCTGTTGTATACGGGCCGTTGGTTTGATGCCGAAGAAGGCCACCGCTGGGGGTTGGTGAACCGCATTTTGCCCGCAGCTGATCTAATGACTGAGGCGCGCAAAATGGCGGATGAGCTCGCCGCTGGTCCGCCGCTGGTCTTTGCCGCGATCAAGGAAATTGCGCGAGAGGCCGAAGACATGAAATTCCAAGATGCGCTGAACCGCATCACCTCCAGCCAATTCGAAACTGTTGAACGCCTCTATCGCTCAGAGGACCAAAAAGAAGGCGCGCTTGCCTTTGCCGAGAAACGCGATCCGGTCTGGAAGGGCCGGTAAGAGGATCAGTAAAATGCCACGATCAATGAGCCGAACACATTTCCTCACCGCTGGCTGTAACTGGTCGGGCTTCAACCTTGACGTAATCGAACGCGCAATGCCTGAGGTGAAGGCATGAGCCGCGCGGCCATCATCGGCGGTGGCGTCATTGGCGGTGGCTGGGCCGCACGGTTCTTGCTGAATGGCTGGGACGTTGCGGTCTTCGATCCCGACCCAGAGGCGGAGCGTAAGATAGGCGAGGTTTTGGACAATGCCCGCGCGTCACTGCCAGCGATCTACGACCGCCCCTTGCCAGCCGAAGGCAGCTTGCGGTTTTGCGAGAGTATCGCTGAGGCGGTGACCGGTGCCGATTGGGTGCAAGAGAGCGTGTCCGAGCGGCTTGATCTCAAACATAGGGTCTACAGTGAAATCTCGCTTTCATTGTCTGAGGGCGCTTTTATCGCGTCTTCGACCTCTGGTTTCAAAGCTTCTAATTTGGCCGCCAAAGGCGCGCCTGTGGTGGTCGTGCATCCGTTCAATCCAGTCTACCTTTTGCCGCTTCTGGAAATTTCGGGCGCGCCGGAGCTGTGCGAAAAAGCGACGACGATTGCGACCTCCATCGGGATGCACCCCCTCATTCTCAAAACTGAAATCGACGCCTTCATTGGCAATCGGTTTCAAGAAGCGGTCTGGCGCGAAGCCCTTTGGATGCTGAAAGACGGCATCGCCACCACCGAGGAAATCGACGATGCAATCCGCATGGGCTTTGGCCTGAGATGGGCGCAGATGGGTCTGTTTGAGACCTATCGCATTGCCGGTGGTGAAGCGGGCATGAAAAGCTATATCGAGCAATTTGGCCCGTCCCTTCAATGGCCATGGACCAAGCTGACCGATGTGCCCGAACTTGACGACGCCTTGATTGGGATGATCAGCGAACAGTCTGACGCACAATCTGGGCACATGTCGATCCGAGAGTTGGAGCGCCTGCGCGATGACAATCTGGTCGCGATCCTACGTGCGCTTCGCCATACAGGCAGCGGCGCTGGCGGGGTTATCGCCACACATGAAGCAAAGTTGGAAGTCGCTGGAGAGATCGAGGGATTACCAATCACGCTGCGCCGCGCGGTACCCGTGGTCTGGACCGATTACAACGGTCACATGAATGAAGCGGCCTATCTCGAACTTGGCTCTTGGGCGAGCGACGGGCTGATGCAGATGATCGGGGCTGATGCCGAGTATGTGGCCTCTGGCAAAAGCTATTTTACCGTCGACACCCGCATCCGCTACCTCGACGAAGTGCATCGCGGTGAGATGCTGACGGTGACGACACAAGTACTTGAGGGGGCGGGGAAAAAGATGAAGCTGTTCCACCGTGTGATCAAAGAAGATGGCACGGTCTGCGCGACCCTTGAGACCCTGTTGCTGCATACAAACCTGAGCACCCGCCGCGCCTGTCCGCCAGAGGCGGCCGTCGCCGACGCGCTGGAGGATCTGGCCAAGGCCCATTCCGATTTCTCTGCTGAAGGTGCGGGCGGATCGGTTGGGGATCGAGGATAACCCGCTGTTGAATTGGAGAGATTGATGACCCCTGAAGAACAAAAGACCCGAGAAGAGCTCGCTGCCTGCTACCGCTTGGCGGCGCTCTATAAGTTCACCGATTTGATCTATACCCATATCACAGCGCGTGTGCCTGGTGAGGATGAGCATTTTCTCATCAACCCCTATGGTTGGCGTTGGGAGGAAATCACGGCCTCTTCGCTGGTAAAGATCGACGTTGAGGGAAACAAAGTGGACGACAGCCCATACAGGGTAAACCCCGCGGGCTTCACCATCCATTCTGCGGTGCATATGAACCGCCATGATGCTGCTTGGATTATGCATACGCACACGCGCGCAGGTGTGGCCGTGTCTTGCATGGAAGAAGGACTTTTGCCGCTCAACCAGATCTCTCTGCAATTTCACAATCGCATTGGCTACCATGATTTTGAAGGCATCGCGCTTGACCTCGATGAGCGTGATCGTATCGTTGCCGATCTCGGCGAGCACCCCGTGTTGATGCTGCGCAACCACGGCTTGATCGCCACAGGGCGCAGTGCCGCCGAGATGTTTAGCAACATGTTCTATCTTGAACGCGCCTGCGAGATACAGGTGGCCGCGACATCAACCGGCCAGCCGCTGCGTTTGGTGGATGATGTAATTGCCACACGGGTGCATGAGCAATTTGTCCAGATGAATGAAGAAGATGGCGATCTGGAGCTGGAATGGCAGGCGCATTTACGCTCAATCGAGGGGCTAGGCGCTGACTATCGTGGTTGATTGCCGGTGGACCTGTCACCGTTTAGTTCCGGACTATTTCAAGCGATGTTCGCAATAATGGGGAACAATTTTGACAACTGTCATTAGCCCATAAGAGAGCAAATTTCGTTTTCGAATCAAAGTGTCAAAGCCATAAGTATATGAAAATAAACAATATAGCATGGGGGCAGGCGGTGTGCATCCATATCCATGCAAAATTCATCCATAAGCGTGCAAATTTTGCCGTTCCGAACGAGAGGTGCACATAAAAAAACCGCGCAATGCGCGGGCTCATAGCTGTTTATGGGATAAGGTCTTTATTTCGGTCGTCGCTTTCGATCCTCTGATTTTCCGGCCACCTCGGACCGACGGACCATATCCAAGATTTTTTGCGTATCGAATGCTTCTTCGTAGTATTCGATCGAAATCGGAGAATGCCCCACTGCAAACCCTGTTCGATCAGTAAATGATTTGCAGAAATGTTCAGTGTCGACCTGCGCTACGTCATTGAAGTGAGCGATCTTCAATGCATCAATAACAAGCTCAATCAAAAGTCCCCAACGATTTGCTGAGCAAAATGCCAGCCGTTTTGTGAAGTCTGAGGTCCAGAGATTTTCAGGAAAATCGATCCCAACTTTGCCAGCATATAGATGACAAAGGTCACTGATTTCTTTGAGATCTACAGTATTATTGGGTCGAATTTCAGTGAAGACCACCGGCCGTAGAAGGTAAGAAAGCTGCTCTTCTTCAGAAACATACTCAGTGAGTTCATTTACACCAGACAGGATCAGCATCAGCGGCCAATCGGTCCGTTTCAGCAGCGATTTGAAGCTATCCAGAATAATTTTTCGAACTGACGCGCTCTTGCCGGAAAAGATATGTTGGCATTCATCAAAATGGATACCCACGACACCCTGTTCTTTTGCTTGGAAAAACACTTTATCCCAGACGTCGCTCTGGTTCGCACGGCTTGAGATTTTGTCCGATCCCGTTTTCCCGTATCCAAGGCCATCTTTAAGTGTCCGCCTGCCGAGTTCCTTGAAGCTCAACGATCCATCTAATGTTACCTTCTCGATCATTGCCGGGCGGCCATCGGGCATGATGGTGCTGCCGTCGTTCACAGCTTCAAGCATTTTGCCGATTTCACCGGACTTTCCGATTCGAGACGGCCCGGTCACAATCAGCCCTTTGGCCTCGAAAGGCTTTCCGTTCGAGCTTTTTGCTGCATAGTCAGTGATCATCCATTCCATCCCGCTCCGGAGCACTTTCGCCCGTTCGAAGTCGTAGTGCGCCCCTTCGAGGGTCTTGGTGACGGCGAAGGTCTTTTCTTGAATGAAGCTCATGAGAGTTTTCCCGTATCTTTTGGAGGCGCAAAGCGCGTTGGTTCTGAAATGTCTTGCCCATCGGTGGCATCGTTCTGATCAGTTGCATGATCCGGCAAAACATCCCGTGCCGCATCCATAATGCCGCCAGCGGGAGTGGTCCCCGCCATCGGTTTTTCCGGGCGGGACTCATGAAGTCCAGTACGGATGACATGTGCCTTCGCATTGGCCTCCGCCAACGTCAT contains:
- a CDS encoding acetate--CoA ligase family protein, whose protein sequence is MKSLSRFFSPKAVVVIGGGTWCESVVRQCRDTGFTGPIWPVHPKKAEVGGLPAYPDLASLPGVPDAAFIGVNRALTVSVTAELSALGCSGAVCFAAGFSEAVSELTDGAELQAQLVEAAGKMSVLGPNCYGIVNALDGMALWPDRHGMTPVDSGVAIVGQSSNVLINLTMQRRGLPLAAVVAAGNQAQATMSDLGIAFLEDPRITALGLHIEGISDLPAFEELARRASELGKPIVALRVGSSEQAQAAAVSHTASLTGSDSGARALLKRLGIAQVDTPTELIETLKLLHVTGGLRSSRIASASCSGGEASLMADMGEVAGVIYPQLDTKQTEGLRAALGPKVALANPLDYNTYIWGDEAALTATFTALCDAALGLGCVVLDYPRDDRFNAPEYDQVLRAIAKTREVTGTPMAMVSLLAEGLPEAVAQRALDLGVVPLCGMGNALRAICAAAEVGARVDTAKRPAPVLQPLKGLGDPRVFSEAEAKALLSSFGVRVPQSQRAMTAAEAGTQAAKIGFPVVLKGEGIAHKTEAGAVVLNLTEAGAVTKAAETMPAKSFLVEEMITGTVAELIVGVTRDPAHGFVLTMGMGGILTELIRDTVSLIIPAGRDEVRSALSALKTGALLTGYRGRAPANLDAVLDTVMGLQALVGEHVGTLHEIEINPLICRTKDAVAADALIRMEE
- a CDS encoding carnitinyl-CoA dehydratase; the encoded protein is MSAQNVQTERRGAVLEVTLNRPKANAIDMATSQELGEVFTAFRDDPELRVAIITGAGEKFFCPGWDLKAAADGEAADADYGKGGFGGLQELRGLNKPVIAAVNGIACGGGLELAISADIILAADHATFALPEINSGTVADAASIKLPKRIPYHIAMELLYTGRWFDAEEGHRWGLVNRILPAADLMTEARKMADELAAGPPLVFAAIKEIAREAEDMKFQDALNRITSSQFETVERLYRSEDQKEGALAFAEKRDPVWKGR
- a CDS encoding carnitine 3-dehydrogenase, which codes for MSRAAIIGGGVIGGGWAARFLLNGWDVAVFDPDPEAERKIGEVLDNARASLPAIYDRPLPAEGSLRFCESIAEAVTGADWVQESVSERLDLKHRVYSEISLSLSEGAFIASSTSGFKASNLAAKGAPVVVVHPFNPVYLLPLLEISGAPELCEKATTIATSIGMHPLILKTEIDAFIGNRFQEAVWREALWMLKDGIATTEEIDDAIRMGFGLRWAQMGLFETYRIAGGEAGMKSYIEQFGPSLQWPWTKLTDVPELDDALIGMISEQSDAQSGHMSIRELERLRDDNLVAILRALRHTGSGAGGVIATHEAKLEVAGEIEGLPITLRRAVPVVWTDYNGHMNEAAYLELGSWASDGLMQMIGADAEYVASGKSYFTVDTRIRYLDEVHRGEMLTVTTQVLEGAGKKMKLFHRVIKEDGTVCATLETLLLHTNLSTRRACPPEAAVADALEDLAKAHSDFSAEGAGGSVGDRG
- a CDS encoding acyl-CoA dehydrogenase family protein, yielding MHFGLTSEQEMIVSTVRSFVENEIYPHEALVERMGEVPAEIAQDIKQKCMDLGFYASNFPESVGGPGLSHLEFALVERELGRGSMALTHFFGRPQGILMACKDDQIEKYLMPAVRGEKMDALAMTEPDAGSDVRGMKCTAVRDGGDWVVNGSKHFISGAEHADFVIVFVATGVDETPRGPKKRITCFLVDRGTPGFEIANGYNSVSHRGYQNSVLYFDNCRLSDAQVLGEVDGGFEVMNEWLYATRITVATNSVGRARRVFDYALNYAAERKQFGQPIGKFQGVSFQIADMITEIDAADWLTLSAAWRLDQGLPANREIASAKVYATEMLARVTDATLQIHGGMGLMDELPIERFWRDARVERIWDGTSEIQRHIISRDLFRPLGA
- a CDS encoding class II aldolase/adducin family protein translates to MTPEEQKTREELAACYRLAALYKFTDLIYTHITARVPGEDEHFLINPYGWRWEEITASSLVKIDVEGNKVDDSPYRVNPAGFTIHSAVHMNRHDAAWIMHTHTRAGVAVSCMEEGLLPLNQISLQFHNRIGYHDFEGIALDLDERDRIVADLGEHPVLMLRNHGLIATGRSAAEMFSNMFYLERACEIQVAATSTGQPLRLVDDVIATRVHEQFVQMNEEDGDLELEWQAHLRSIEGLGADYRG